The following coding sequences lie in one Oryctolagus cuniculus chromosome 7, mOryCun1.1, whole genome shotgun sequence genomic window:
- the KRBA1 gene encoding protein KRBA1 isoform X1, producing the protein MRSAGGGLGEVRGGSGCASPAPPLRPELPNPPPAPSRATAAVCPGAACGLGAGEGVWARAGNWVSRRAAGRLSPAMARQVTITFKDLAVRFSEEEWRLLEERQREFYREVMRENYETLVSVGTAELLPLSAFLSPMEPGRAIGGGERADKGQEPLARGGPQGGKPQHSLHLTALVQLVKEIPEFLFREVKGTVDSPESRGASLDGDGASSEAAAVAVDNCPLQSQLSCLPDSPSDWQSLATTPSGSSSSSGLLGDRGQGSPLPIPETVNKPWSTGKASPGSPTGEPSPPTCSPSRRKSHRGTPGAGTSPGSSPLQGLISSQKEIPVPRPQHPEVAPKPLPPPPSLVSSKLTKVELGPASLPWPVKTETASGDCPLQGLLNCLKEIPEARGRHPNPSRARDPQPQEEPGAWKRTSGGPGHHQTPPPHPGPGSGSVLAVVKMEDSWTQSPPVPTSCQLTMQIPSLSTSRDTRGVRAPYWGPVAQAGRASSSPLEALEACLKGIPPSVSSLPQPLAASWSQSPQPGDPGSRKPELRPHGSHSEEVTKEPLLHLAPRGCVREGPARPSGPRGTPTGFSSASSTDGDLDFGSPVGNQGQWPRKGSPLGSSPLQGLENCLKEIPVPRPQPAWPCSSAADRGPRRMELRNWAADKEGLRGEACEPAHPGQGGGEVPARSLHLASPQAFSSSCIPACHQRGLKDHRTARPGPERWLQDGAPTRPSPLHCLETSLREILPVRPLRFACLAGPGPSPSPSSSSSLSSSDGEDLRLEPEVWQQPLQERDRLPSCRHPVPLSPSPGRAPAGSSGSSPGEAPGRTEPQSCSNVSAGGRAEEVTEGRSQLPEREDSNCQPGAPISAREGRVGRAAESPCPAPRLEKRPRPEAGEEPRGLEPEHRRPSITARTQGRLLPRGQPKPDSESPQPELPPLAAVSPALPAACHCGKPLQQELHNLGAALEEKLDRLATALAGLAQEVANMRTQVDRLGRRPRGPGSKGQAPWPWTLPQGPRWGHGLGRRHMPYWRQKGPTRPKPKILRVQTEGCRAGDSPGLPRGRVRLAPQLPSDASPAEPSGPNHSPPQQPVSSAPSCYAALTGHPPLRHTGGHQVPPPPLVPVALPPQVASPATSADAEPTRISSQPKELNGLLGGVQRALQEELWGGEHRDPRWGAH; encoded by the exons GTGACCATCACCTTCAAGGACTTGGCCGTGAGGTTCTCTGAGGAGGAGTGGCGGCtcctggaggagaggcagagggagttcTACCGAGAGGTGATGCGTGAGAACTACGAGACTCTGGTATCTGTGG GGACAGCTGAGCTGCTccccctctctgctttcctgtcACCTATGGAGCCTGGAAGAGCAATAGGGGGAGGGGAACGTGCTGATAAAGGACAAGAGCCTCTTGCTAGGGGAGGCCCCCAGG GAGGAAAACCCCAGCATAGCTTGCACCTTACGGCCCTGGTGCAGCTGGTGAAGGAGATTCCAGAGTTCTTGTTCAGAGAAGTCAAGGGTACTGTGGACAGCCCTGAGAGCCGAGGAGCCAGCCTGGATGGGGATGGAGCAAGTTCCGAAG CAGCAGCTGTGGCAGTAGACAACTGTCCTCTCCAAAGCCAGCTCAGCTGCCTTCCGGACAGCCCCAGTGATTGGCAGAGCCTGGCCACCACGCCCAGTGGCAGCTCATCCTCCAGTGGCCTCCTCGGAGACAGGGGGCAGGGAAGCCCCCTCCCCATCC CAGAAACTGTCAATAAACCATGGTCTACAGGGAAGGCAAGCCCAGGATCTCCAACTGGGGAGCCCAGCCCTCCTACCTGTagccccagcaggaggaagagccaCAGAGGCACCCCAGGGGCAG GAACCTCTCCTGGGAGCAGCCCCTTACAGGGCCTCATCAGCAGTCAGAAAGAAATCCCTgtgcccaggccccagcacccTGAGGTGGCACCAAAACCACTGCCTCCTCCCCCAAGCCTGGTCTCCTCGAAGCTGACCAAAGTGGAGCTGGGGCCTGccagcctgccctggccag TAAAAACGGAGACAGCATCAGGGGACTGTCCCCTCCAGGGCCTGCTGAACTGCCTGAAGGAGATCCCAGAGGCCCGGGGCAGGCATCCCAACCCCTCTCGAGCAAGGGACCCACAGCCGCAagaggagccaggggcctggaaaagGACTTCCGGAG GGCCTGGACATCACCAGACACCGCCTCCCCACCCTGGTCCTGGCTCTGGCAGTGTGCTCGCTGTGGTGAAGATGGAAGACAGCTGGACCCAGAGTCCGCCAGTGCCCACATCCTGCCAGCTTACCATGCAGATTCCCAGCCTCTCTACCTCCAGAGACACCAGAGGGGTCCGAGCACCCTACTGGGGCCCCGTGGCTCAAG CTGGCAGGGCCTCAAGCTCACCTCTGGAAGCCCTGGAGGCCTGTCTGAAGGGCATTCCCCCAAGTGTGTCGTCCCTTCCCCAGCCACTGGCCGCCTCTTGGTCCCAGAGCCCCCAACCAGGAGACCCTGGGTCTCGGAAGCCCGAGCTGCGTCCTCACGGATCACATAGTGAAG AGGTAACCAAGGAACCTCTTCTGCATCTGGCCCCACGGGGCTGTGTGAGAGAAGGCCCTGCCCGGCCCTCAGGCCCCCGAGGCACCCCCACCGGCTTCTCCTCTGCCAGCAGCACTGATGGGGACCTGGATTTTGGAAGCCCTGTGGGAAACCAGGGACAGTGGCCCAGGAAAG GAAGCCCACTGGGAAGCTCCCCACTCCAGGGTCTAGAGAACTGTCTCAAAGAAATACCtgtgcccaggccacagcctgcctggccctgctcctcagCAGCAGACAGGGGACCAAGGAGAATGGAACTCAGGAACTGGGCAGCAGACAAGGAAG GACTGAGGGGCGAGGCCTGTGAGCCAGCCCATcccgggcagggtgggggagaagTACCCGCCAGGAGCCTCCATCTGGCCAGCCCACAGGCCTTCTCTTCCAGCTGCATCCCTGCCTGCCACCAGCGAGGGCTCAAAGACCACAGGACCGCCAGGCCAGGACCTGAGAGGTGGCTCCAAGATG GGGCACCCACCAGACCCtccccactgcactgcctggagACCTCTCTGCGGGAGATCTTGCCAGTGAGGCCCTTGCGCTTTGCCTGCttggctggccctggccccagccccagccctagctccagctccagcctgagCAGCTCTGACGGAGAAGACCTGAGGCTGGAGCCTGAGGTCTGGCAGCAGCCCCTGCAGG AGAGGGACCGCCTTCCCAGCTGTAGGCATCCTGTCCCTTTGTCCCCAAGCCCTGGTAGGGCCCctgctggcagcagtggcagcagtCCTGGTGAAGCCCCTGGGAGAACAGAACCCCAAAGCTGCAGCAACGTCAGTGCAG GAGGAAGAGCAGAAGAGGTGACGGAAGGCAGGTCCCAGTtgccagagagagaagacagcaaCTGCCAGCCTGGTGCCCCCATCAGTGCCAGAGAAGGAAGAGTCGGAA GAGCAGCTGAaagtccctgccctgccccaaggCTAGAGAAAAGGCCCAGGCCTGAGGCTGGTGAAGAACCCAGGGGCCTGGAGCCTGAGCACAGAAGGCCCAGTATTACAG CCAGGACCCAAGGGAGgctgctccccaggggccagcccAAGCCAGACAGTGAGTCTccccagccagagctgccccctcTGGCAGCCGTCTCCCCTGCATTGCCAGCTGCGTGCCACTGTGGGAAGCCCTTGCAGCAGGAGCTGCACAACCTCGGTGCCGCCCTCGAGGAGAAGCTGGATCGGCTTGCTACGGCCCTGGCAGGCCTGGCTCAGGAAGTGGCCAACATGAGGACCCAAGTGGATCGGCTGGGGAGGCGCCCACGGGGCCCTGGGTCAAAGGGCCAGGCTCCCTGGCCATGGACCCTCCCCCAGGGACCGCGCTGGGGCCATGGCCTTGGTCGCAGACATATGCCCTACTGGAGACAGAAAGGCCCCACCAGGCCTAAACCAAAGATCCTCCGGGTGCAGACAGAAGGCTGCAGGGCTGGCGATTCCCCAGGACTCCCCCGTGGGAGGGTACGCCTGGCGCCTCAGCTACCTTCGGATGCTTCCCCTGCAGAGCCTTCTGGGCCCAACCACAGCCCACCCCAGCAGCCTGTCTCCTCAGCACCCAGCTGCTATGCTGCGCTGACTGGGCACCCTCCCCTCAGACATACTGGGGGCCaccaggtgccccctccccctttAGTGCCTGTTGCCTTacctccccaggtggcctctcCTGCCACCAGTGCAGATGCAGAACCAACCAGGATCTCAAGCCAGCCCAAGGAGCTGAACGGCCTGCTGGGGGGTGTACAGAGAGCCCTCCAGGAGGAGCTGTGGGGTGGTGAGCATAGGGACCCACGGTGGGGGGCTCATTAA
- the KRBA1 gene encoding protein KRBA1 isoform X9 has protein sequence MRENYETLVSVGTAELLPLSAFLSPMEPGRAIGGGERADKGQEPLARGGPQGGKPQHSLHLTALVQLVKEIPEFLFREVKGTVDSPESRGASLDGDGASSEAAAVAVDNCPLQSQLSCLPDSPSDWQSLATTPSGSSSSSGLLGDRGQGSPLPIPETVNKPWSTGKASPGSPTGEPSPPTCSPSRRKSHRGTPGAGTSPGSSPLQGLISSQKEIPVPRPQHPEVAPKPLPPPPSLVSSKLTKVELGPASLPWPVKTETASGDCPLQGLLNCLKEIPEARGRHPNPSRARDPQPQEEPGAWKRTSGGPGHHQTPPPHPGPGSGSVLAVVKMEDSWTQSPPVPTSCQLTMQIPSLSTSRDTRGVRAPYWGPVAQAGRASSSPLEALEACLKGIPPSVSSLPQPLAASWSQSPQPGDPGSRKPELRPHGSHSEEVTKEPLLHLAPRGCVREGPARPSGPRGTPTGFSSASSTDGDLDFGSPVGNQGQWPRKGSPLGSSPLQGLENCLKEIPVPRPQPAWPCSSAADRGPRRMELRNWAADKEGLRGEACEPAHPGQGGGEVPARSLHLASPQAFSSSCIPACHQRGLKDHRTARPGPERWLQDGAPTRPSPLHCLETSLREILPVRPLRFACLAGPGPSPSPSSSSSLSSSDGEDLRLEPEVWQQPLQERDRLPSCRHPVPLSPSPGRAPAGSSGSSPGEAPGRTEPQSCSNVSAGGRAEEVTEGRSQLPEREDSNCQPGAPISAREGRVGRAAESPCPAPRLEKRPRPEAGEEPRGLEPEHRRPSITARTQGRLLPRGQPKPDSESPQPELPPLAAVSPALPAACHCGKPLQQELHNLGAALEEKLDRLATALAGLAQEVANMRTQVDRLGRRPRGPGSKGQAPWPWTLPQGPRWGHGLGRRHMPYWRQKGPTRPKPKILRVQTEGCRAGDSPGLPRGRVRLAPQLPSDASPAEPSGPNHSPPQQPVSSAPSCYAALTGHPPLRHTGGHQVPPPPLVPVALPPQVASPATSADAEPTRISSQPKELNGLLGGVQRALQEELWGGEHRDPRWGAH, from the exons ATGCGTGAGAACTACGAGACTCTGGTATCTGTGG GGACAGCTGAGCTGCTccccctctctgctttcctgtcACCTATGGAGCCTGGAAGAGCAATAGGGGGAGGGGAACGTGCTGATAAAGGACAAGAGCCTCTTGCTAGGGGAGGCCCCCAGG GAGGAAAACCCCAGCATAGCTTGCACCTTACGGCCCTGGTGCAGCTGGTGAAGGAGATTCCAGAGTTCTTGTTCAGAGAAGTCAAGGGTACTGTGGACAGCCCTGAGAGCCGAGGAGCCAGCCTGGATGGGGATGGAGCAAGTTCCGAAG CAGCAGCTGTGGCAGTAGACAACTGTCCTCTCCAAAGCCAGCTCAGCTGCCTTCCGGACAGCCCCAGTGATTGGCAGAGCCTGGCCACCACGCCCAGTGGCAGCTCATCCTCCAGTGGCCTCCTCGGAGACAGGGGGCAGGGAAGCCCCCTCCCCATCC CAGAAACTGTCAATAAACCATGGTCTACAGGGAAGGCAAGCCCAGGATCTCCAACTGGGGAGCCCAGCCCTCCTACCTGTagccccagcaggaggaagagccaCAGAGGCACCCCAGGGGCAG GAACCTCTCCTGGGAGCAGCCCCTTACAGGGCCTCATCAGCAGTCAGAAAGAAATCCCTgtgcccaggccccagcacccTGAGGTGGCACCAAAACCACTGCCTCCTCCCCCAAGCCTGGTCTCCTCGAAGCTGACCAAAGTGGAGCTGGGGCCTGccagcctgccctggccag TAAAAACGGAGACAGCATCAGGGGACTGTCCCCTCCAGGGCCTGCTGAACTGCCTGAAGGAGATCCCAGAGGCCCGGGGCAGGCATCCCAACCCCTCTCGAGCAAGGGACCCACAGCCGCAagaggagccaggggcctggaaaagGACTTCCGGAG GGCCTGGACATCACCAGACACCGCCTCCCCACCCTGGTCCTGGCTCTGGCAGTGTGCTCGCTGTGGTGAAGATGGAAGACAGCTGGACCCAGAGTCCGCCAGTGCCCACATCCTGCCAGCTTACCATGCAGATTCCCAGCCTCTCTACCTCCAGAGACACCAGAGGGGTCCGAGCACCCTACTGGGGCCCCGTGGCTCAAG CTGGCAGGGCCTCAAGCTCACCTCTGGAAGCCCTGGAGGCCTGTCTGAAGGGCATTCCCCCAAGTGTGTCGTCCCTTCCCCAGCCACTGGCCGCCTCTTGGTCCCAGAGCCCCCAACCAGGAGACCCTGGGTCTCGGAAGCCCGAGCTGCGTCCTCACGGATCACATAGTGAAG AGGTAACCAAGGAACCTCTTCTGCATCTGGCCCCACGGGGCTGTGTGAGAGAAGGCCCTGCCCGGCCCTCAGGCCCCCGAGGCACCCCCACCGGCTTCTCCTCTGCCAGCAGCACTGATGGGGACCTGGATTTTGGAAGCCCTGTGGGAAACCAGGGACAGTGGCCCAGGAAAG GAAGCCCACTGGGAAGCTCCCCACTCCAGGGTCTAGAGAACTGTCTCAAAGAAATACCtgtgcccaggccacagcctgcctggccctgctcctcagCAGCAGACAGGGGACCAAGGAGAATGGAACTCAGGAACTGGGCAGCAGACAAGGAAG GACTGAGGGGCGAGGCCTGTGAGCCAGCCCATcccgggcagggtgggggagaagTACCCGCCAGGAGCCTCCATCTGGCCAGCCCACAGGCCTTCTCTTCCAGCTGCATCCCTGCCTGCCACCAGCGAGGGCTCAAAGACCACAGGACCGCCAGGCCAGGACCTGAGAGGTGGCTCCAAGATG GGGCACCCACCAGACCCtccccactgcactgcctggagACCTCTCTGCGGGAGATCTTGCCAGTGAGGCCCTTGCGCTTTGCCTGCttggctggccctggccccagccccagccctagctccagctccagcctgagCAGCTCTGACGGAGAAGACCTGAGGCTGGAGCCTGAGGTCTGGCAGCAGCCCCTGCAGG AGAGGGACCGCCTTCCCAGCTGTAGGCATCCTGTCCCTTTGTCCCCAAGCCCTGGTAGGGCCCctgctggcagcagtggcagcagtCCTGGTGAAGCCCCTGGGAGAACAGAACCCCAAAGCTGCAGCAACGTCAGTGCAG GAGGAAGAGCAGAAGAGGTGACGGAAGGCAGGTCCCAGTtgccagagagagaagacagcaaCTGCCAGCCTGGTGCCCCCATCAGTGCCAGAGAAGGAAGAGTCGGAA GAGCAGCTGAaagtccctgccctgccccaaggCTAGAGAAAAGGCCCAGGCCTGAGGCTGGTGAAGAACCCAGGGGCCTGGAGCCTGAGCACAGAAGGCCCAGTATTACAG CCAGGACCCAAGGGAGgctgctccccaggggccagcccAAGCCAGACAGTGAGTCTccccagccagagctgccccctcTGGCAGCCGTCTCCCCTGCATTGCCAGCTGCGTGCCACTGTGGGAAGCCCTTGCAGCAGGAGCTGCACAACCTCGGTGCCGCCCTCGAGGAGAAGCTGGATCGGCTTGCTACGGCCCTGGCAGGCCTGGCTCAGGAAGTGGCCAACATGAGGACCCAAGTGGATCGGCTGGGGAGGCGCCCACGGGGCCCTGGGTCAAAGGGCCAGGCTCCCTGGCCATGGACCCTCCCCCAGGGACCGCGCTGGGGCCATGGCCTTGGTCGCAGACATATGCCCTACTGGAGACAGAAAGGCCCCACCAGGCCTAAACCAAAGATCCTCCGGGTGCAGACAGAAGGCTGCAGGGCTGGCGATTCCCCAGGACTCCCCCGTGGGAGGGTACGCCTGGCGCCTCAGCTACCTTCGGATGCTTCCCCTGCAGAGCCTTCTGGGCCCAACCACAGCCCACCCCAGCAGCCTGTCTCCTCAGCACCCAGCTGCTATGCTGCGCTGACTGGGCACCCTCCCCTCAGACATACTGGGGGCCaccaggtgccccctccccctttAGTGCCTGTTGCCTTacctccccaggtggcctctcCTGCCACCAGTGCAGATGCAGAACCAACCAGGATCTCAAGCCAGCCCAAGGAGCTGAACGGCCTGCTGGGGGGTGTACAGAGAGCCCTCCAGGAGGAGCTGTGGGGTGGTGAGCATAGGGACCCACGGTGGGGGGCTCATTAA
- the KRBA1 gene encoding protein KRBA1 isoform X3, with amino-acid sequence MRSAGGGLGEVRGGSGCASPAPPLRPELPNPPPAPSRATAAVCPGAACGLGAGEGVWARAGNWVSRRAAGRLSPAMARQVTITFKDLAVRFSEEEWRLLEERQREFYREVMRENYETLVSVGGKPQHSLHLTALVQLVKEIPEFLFREVKGTVDSPESRGASLDGDGASSEAAAVAVDNCPLQSQLSCLPDSPSDWQSLATTPSGSSSSSGLLGDRGQGSPLPIPETVNKPWSTGKASPGSPTGEPSPPTCSPSRRKSHRGTPGAGTSPGSSPLQGLISSQKEIPVPRPQHPEVAPKPLPPPPSLVSSKLTKVELGPASLPWPVKTETASGDCPLQGLLNCLKEIPEARGRHPNPSRARDPQPQEEPGAWKRTSGGPGHHQTPPPHPGPGSGSVLAVVKMEDSWTQSPPVPTSCQLTMQIPSLSTSRDTRGVRAPYWGPVAQAGRASSSPLEALEACLKGIPPSVSSLPQPLAASWSQSPQPGDPGSRKPELRPHGSHSEEVTKEPLLHLAPRGCVREGPARPSGPRGTPTGFSSASSTDGDLDFGSPVGNQGQWPRKGSPLGSSPLQGLENCLKEIPVPRPQPAWPCSSAADRGPRRMELRNWAADKEGLRGEACEPAHPGQGGGEVPARSLHLASPQAFSSSCIPACHQRGLKDHRTARPGPERWLQDGAPTRPSPLHCLETSLREILPVRPLRFACLAGPGPSPSPSSSSSLSSSDGEDLRLEPEVWQQPLQERDRLPSCRHPVPLSPSPGRAPAGSSGSSPGEAPGRTEPQSCSNVSAGGRAEEVTEGRSQLPEREDSNCQPGAPISAREGRVGRAAESPCPAPRLEKRPRPEAGEEPRGLEPEHRRPSITARTQGRLLPRGQPKPDSESPQPELPPLAAVSPALPAACHCGKPLQQELHNLGAALEEKLDRLATALAGLAQEVANMRTQVDRLGRRPRGPGSKGQAPWPWTLPQGPRWGHGLGRRHMPYWRQKGPTRPKPKILRVQTEGCRAGDSPGLPRGRVRLAPQLPSDASPAEPSGPNHSPPQQPVSSAPSCYAALTGHPPLRHTGGHQVPPPPLVPVALPPQVASPATSADAEPTRISSQPKELNGLLGGVQRALQEELWGGEHRDPRWGAH; translated from the exons GTGACCATCACCTTCAAGGACTTGGCCGTGAGGTTCTCTGAGGAGGAGTGGCGGCtcctggaggagaggcagagggagttcTACCGAGAGGTGATGCGTGAGAACTACGAGACTCTGGTATCTGTGG GAGGAAAACCCCAGCATAGCTTGCACCTTACGGCCCTGGTGCAGCTGGTGAAGGAGATTCCAGAGTTCTTGTTCAGAGAAGTCAAGGGTACTGTGGACAGCCCTGAGAGCCGAGGAGCCAGCCTGGATGGGGATGGAGCAAGTTCCGAAG CAGCAGCTGTGGCAGTAGACAACTGTCCTCTCCAAAGCCAGCTCAGCTGCCTTCCGGACAGCCCCAGTGATTGGCAGAGCCTGGCCACCACGCCCAGTGGCAGCTCATCCTCCAGTGGCCTCCTCGGAGACAGGGGGCAGGGAAGCCCCCTCCCCATCC CAGAAACTGTCAATAAACCATGGTCTACAGGGAAGGCAAGCCCAGGATCTCCAACTGGGGAGCCCAGCCCTCCTACCTGTagccccagcaggaggaagagccaCAGAGGCACCCCAGGGGCAG GAACCTCTCCTGGGAGCAGCCCCTTACAGGGCCTCATCAGCAGTCAGAAAGAAATCCCTgtgcccaggccccagcacccTGAGGTGGCACCAAAACCACTGCCTCCTCCCCCAAGCCTGGTCTCCTCGAAGCTGACCAAAGTGGAGCTGGGGCCTGccagcctgccctggccag TAAAAACGGAGACAGCATCAGGGGACTGTCCCCTCCAGGGCCTGCTGAACTGCCTGAAGGAGATCCCAGAGGCCCGGGGCAGGCATCCCAACCCCTCTCGAGCAAGGGACCCACAGCCGCAagaggagccaggggcctggaaaagGACTTCCGGAG GGCCTGGACATCACCAGACACCGCCTCCCCACCCTGGTCCTGGCTCTGGCAGTGTGCTCGCTGTGGTGAAGATGGAAGACAGCTGGACCCAGAGTCCGCCAGTGCCCACATCCTGCCAGCTTACCATGCAGATTCCCAGCCTCTCTACCTCCAGAGACACCAGAGGGGTCCGAGCACCCTACTGGGGCCCCGTGGCTCAAG CTGGCAGGGCCTCAAGCTCACCTCTGGAAGCCCTGGAGGCCTGTCTGAAGGGCATTCCCCCAAGTGTGTCGTCCCTTCCCCAGCCACTGGCCGCCTCTTGGTCCCAGAGCCCCCAACCAGGAGACCCTGGGTCTCGGAAGCCCGAGCTGCGTCCTCACGGATCACATAGTGAAG AGGTAACCAAGGAACCTCTTCTGCATCTGGCCCCACGGGGCTGTGTGAGAGAAGGCCCTGCCCGGCCCTCAGGCCCCCGAGGCACCCCCACCGGCTTCTCCTCTGCCAGCAGCACTGATGGGGACCTGGATTTTGGAAGCCCTGTGGGAAACCAGGGACAGTGGCCCAGGAAAG GAAGCCCACTGGGAAGCTCCCCACTCCAGGGTCTAGAGAACTGTCTCAAAGAAATACCtgtgcccaggccacagcctgcctggccctgctcctcagCAGCAGACAGGGGACCAAGGAGAATGGAACTCAGGAACTGGGCAGCAGACAAGGAAG GACTGAGGGGCGAGGCCTGTGAGCCAGCCCATcccgggcagggtgggggagaagTACCCGCCAGGAGCCTCCATCTGGCCAGCCCACAGGCCTTCTCTTCCAGCTGCATCCCTGCCTGCCACCAGCGAGGGCTCAAAGACCACAGGACCGCCAGGCCAGGACCTGAGAGGTGGCTCCAAGATG GGGCACCCACCAGACCCtccccactgcactgcctggagACCTCTCTGCGGGAGATCTTGCCAGTGAGGCCCTTGCGCTTTGCCTGCttggctggccctggccccagccccagccctagctccagctccagcctgagCAGCTCTGACGGAGAAGACCTGAGGCTGGAGCCTGAGGTCTGGCAGCAGCCCCTGCAGG AGAGGGACCGCCTTCCCAGCTGTAGGCATCCTGTCCCTTTGTCCCCAAGCCCTGGTAGGGCCCctgctggcagcagtggcagcagtCCTGGTGAAGCCCCTGGGAGAACAGAACCCCAAAGCTGCAGCAACGTCAGTGCAG GAGGAAGAGCAGAAGAGGTGACGGAAGGCAGGTCCCAGTtgccagagagagaagacagcaaCTGCCAGCCTGGTGCCCCCATCAGTGCCAGAGAAGGAAGAGTCGGAA GAGCAGCTGAaagtccctgccctgccccaaggCTAGAGAAAAGGCCCAGGCCTGAGGCTGGTGAAGAACCCAGGGGCCTGGAGCCTGAGCACAGAAGGCCCAGTATTACAG CCAGGACCCAAGGGAGgctgctccccaggggccagcccAAGCCAGACAGTGAGTCTccccagccagagctgccccctcTGGCAGCCGTCTCCCCTGCATTGCCAGCTGCGTGCCACTGTGGGAAGCCCTTGCAGCAGGAGCTGCACAACCTCGGTGCCGCCCTCGAGGAGAAGCTGGATCGGCTTGCTACGGCCCTGGCAGGCCTGGCTCAGGAAGTGGCCAACATGAGGACCCAAGTGGATCGGCTGGGGAGGCGCCCACGGGGCCCTGGGTCAAAGGGCCAGGCTCCCTGGCCATGGACCCTCCCCCAGGGACCGCGCTGGGGCCATGGCCTTGGTCGCAGACATATGCCCTACTGGAGACAGAAAGGCCCCACCAGGCCTAAACCAAAGATCCTCCGGGTGCAGACAGAAGGCTGCAGGGCTGGCGATTCCCCAGGACTCCCCCGTGGGAGGGTACGCCTGGCGCCTCAGCTACCTTCGGATGCTTCCCCTGCAGAGCCTTCTGGGCCCAACCACAGCCCACCCCAGCAGCCTGTCTCCTCAGCACCCAGCTGCTATGCTGCGCTGACTGGGCACCCTCCCCTCAGACATACTGGGGGCCaccaggtgccccctccccctttAGTGCCTGTTGCCTTacctccccaggtggcctctcCTGCCACCAGTGCAGATGCAGAACCAACCAGGATCTCAAGCCAGCCCAAGGAGCTGAACGGCCTGCTGGGGGGTGTACAGAGAGCCCTCCAGGAGGAGCTGTGGGGTGGTGAGCATAGGGACCCACGGTGGGGGGCTCATTAA